The Faecalibacterium sp. I3-3-33 DNA window GATTTCTGCATCGGCACGCCCTGCTACTGGCTCATCGGCTTCGGCCTGATGTTCGGCGGCACCGGCGCACTGATCGGCGGTTTCGATCCCTTCATTCAGGGCGATTACAGCCATCTGGGTCTGGATATCCCCCTGTGGGTGTACATCGTGTTCCAGACTGTGTTCTGCGCCACGGCAGCCACCATCGTCTCCGGCTCCATGGCCGAGCGCACCAACTTCAAGGCCTACTGCGTGTACTCCGCCGCCATCTCGCTGGTGGTGTACCCCATCTGCGGCCACTGGATGTGGGGCGGCGGCTGGCTGCAGAGCATGGGCTTCCACGATTTTGCGGGCTCCGCAGCCGTGCATAACGTGGGCGGCGTCATCGCTCTGCTGGGCGCATGGATGCTTGGCCCCCGTATTGGCAAGTACGATAAGGACGGCAACCCCCACGCCATCCCCGGTCACAACCTGACCGCCGGTGCTCTGGGCGTGTTCATCCTGTGGTTCTGCTGGTTCGGCTTCAACGGCGGCTCTTCCCTGAGCCTGTCCACCGATGCCACTATGACCCTGACCGGTCTGGTCTGCTTCAACACCAACCTTGCCGCAGCCGTTGCTACCTGCGTGACCATGATCTTCACTTGGCTGCGCTACGGTAAGCCGGATGTCTCCATGACCCTGAACGGTTCTCTGGCTGGCCTTGTGGCCATTACCGCAGGCTGCGATACTGTCTCCCCCTTTGGCGCCTTCTTCATCGGCTTTGTGGCCGGGTTCCTTGTGGTGCTGAGCGTGGAATTCTTTGATAAGATCGCCAAGGTGGACGACCCCGTAGGTGCTGTTTCCGTCCACTTTGCAAACGGCGTCTGGGGCACCATTGCGGTGGGTCTGTTCTCCACCGGCTCCAACACCGCCCACGCCGGTCTGTTCTACGGCGGCGGTCTGGCACAGCTGGGCACCCAGCTGCTGGGTCTGGTCTGCGTGGACGCCTACGTTGTGATCGTAATGTTCATCATCTTCAAGATCATTGATAAGACCCTTGGTCTGCGTGTGCCCGCCGAGGTGGAGATCGACGGTCTGGATATCCACGAGCACGGTCTGGCTTCCGCTTATGCAGGCTTTGCCATCTCGGATGCAAACTCCGCTGCCATGACCCCCAACGAGAACACCGATTTGGGCGAGGACGATGTCACCAAGGCTTCGGCAACGCAGGTGGATGCTGCCGTGCCGGTGGTGCGCGAGCCTGTGATCCACGATGGCGTCTACGACACCGGTATGCATAAGGTGTCCATCATTGCAAAGCTGGCAAAGTTCGATCAGCTCAAGACCGCCCTGAATGATCTGGGTGTCACCGGCATGACCGTAACGCAGGTCATGGGCTGCGGCATCCAGAAGGGCACCCCTGAAAAGTACCGTGGCGTGCCGGTGGATACTACCCTGCTGCCCAAGATCAAGGTGGAAGTCATCGTCTCCCGCATCAGCGTGGACGCTGTGGTGGAAGCCGCCAAGAAGGCGCTGTACACCGGCCACATCGGCGATGGCAAGATCTTTGTCTACAACGTGACCCGCGTGGTCAAGATCCGCACCGGCGAGGAAGATTACGCCGCGCTGCAGGACGTGGAGTAACCCTCCACAAGCTTCTCCGCTGTTCCCGCTGCGGCGGCAGCCCGGCTGCTCCGACACAGTCCCCGCCGCCCGGCGTGACAGATAGATCGTTCTCCTTTTTCCTTTTCCTTTTTTGTTCGAGTCTACAGTAAGTCGAAAGCCCCGCTCCTGCGCACAAGGGAGCGGGGCTTTTGCTGTGAAAAAAGTGCCCCGGAAACGCCGACAGGCGTTTCCGGGGCACTTATCATTTATACCTTACAGGCTGCGGGTGCGGATCTCGGTGGTGACCTTGGCGATGAAGTCCTCAAGGCTCATCTCGGTGGTCTCGCCCTTGCGGTCGCGCACGGAGATATTGCCGGCC harbors:
- a CDS encoding ammonium transporter, whose amino-acid sequence is MFNSVNTCWTLVGAFLVYFMQAGFALCEAGFTRAKNTGNILMKNMMDFCIGTPCYWLIGFGLMFGGTGALIGGFDPFIQGDYSHLGLDIPLWVYIVFQTVFCATAATIVSGSMAERTNFKAYCVYSAAISLVVYPICGHWMWGGGWLQSMGFHDFAGSAAVHNVGGVIALLGAWMLGPRIGKYDKDGNPHAIPGHNLTAGALGVFILWFCWFGFNGGSSLSLSTDATMTLTGLVCFNTNLAAAVATCVTMIFTWLRYGKPDVSMTLNGSLAGLVAITAGCDTVSPFGAFFIGFVAGFLVVLSVEFFDKIAKVDDPVGAVSVHFANGVWGTIAVGLFSTGSNTAHAGLFYGGGLAQLGTQLLGLVCVDAYVVIVMFIIFKIIDKTLGLRVPAEVEIDGLDIHEHGLASAYAGFAISDANSAAMTPNENTDLGEDDVTKASATQVDAAVPVVREPVIHDGVYDTGMHKVSIIAKLAKFDQLKTALNDLGVTGMTVTQVMGCGIQKGTPEKYRGVPVDTTLLPKIKVEVIVSRISVDAVVEAAKKALYTGHIGDGKIFVYNVTRVVKIRTGEEDYAALQDVE